In Archangium violaceum, the following are encoded in one genomic region:
- a CDS encoding HEAT repeat domain-containing protein, with translation MLKDPDARVRQAAAFGLGVLGGAANAKRLEQQLAIEEARNDYDGASVVEAIVSALGRIEETNVRATLARRLERLAEGTPEPGDLFSVVHALWRRRHPELVPVVRRSLEKLTSDRYKSLQGLLVLLEKTPGELRTWALDPCIPVEHKTGVINVLEEELPAEQLSTLPSFISTAHTLLENTAGQRNERDPVAYYCECLASLLLRHKEQVLPALPKETRSELRDLARKLIVVTAPNSSLRAAVLLQLIGQPEDAALIEAHRPEEPTLAKVFDDAARALRHPRKE, from the coding sequence ATGCTGAAGGACCCTGATGCTCGAGTACGTCAGGCAGCAGCCTTCGGTCTGGGGGTGCTTGGCGGCGCGGCCAATGCCAAGCGCCTGGAACAACAGCTCGCTATTGAAGAAGCCCGGAATGATTACGATGGAGCGTCCGTCGTAGAGGCCATTGTCAGTGCTCTGGGTCGTATCGAGGAGACGAACGTACGAGCCACCCTGGCGCGCAGGCTGGAGAGATTGGCAGAGGGCACGCCAGAGCCTGGGGATCTGTTTTCGGTGGTGCACGCTCTTTGGAGGAGACGCCACCCGGAGCTGGTGCCTGTCGTTCGGCGCAGTCTGGAGAAGCTGACCTCGGATCGCTATAAGAGCCTGCAGGGCCTGCTCGTGCTCCTGGAGAAGACTCCTGGAGAGCTTCGCACCTGGGCCCTCGACCCTTGCATTCCCGTGGAGCACAAGACGGGCGTCATCAACGTGCTCGAGGAGGAACTGCCAGCAGAACAGCTCTCGACCCTCCCCTCGTTCATCTCCACTGCCCACACCTTGCTCGAGAACACGGCAGGCCAGCGGAATGAACGAGATCCGGTCGCTTACTACTGCGAGTGCCTCGCATCACTGCTGCTGCGGCATAAAGAGCAGGTCCTGCCCGCCCTCCCAAAGGAGACCCGTTCCGAGCTGCGCGACCTGGCTCGGAAACTGATCGTCGTCACCGCTCCCAACAGCTCCCTCCGAGCCGCAGTGCTGCTCCAGCTCATCGGCCAGCCGGAGGACGCAGCTCTCATCGAAGCACACCGTCCAGAGGAGCCAACTCTGGCCAAGGTCTTCGATGATGCCGCACGAGCGCTGCGTCACCCTCGGAAGGAATGA
- a CDS encoding Y-family DNA polymerase, giving the protein MRLGYLHFPRFPVQRKVIELPELTGRPFVLVEEVRGQQRVACASTSALKAGVKAGMTLTAANALEPTLKHFPYRPEEERRALVGIGEMLMSVAPGFQVSEPDGLWFDAGAANLTNGEEGLCAKVLALCSEHGWRGRVVVASEKFTARTLARHGAKRMDVVADGEGARALAPLPLGALEGPEQTAFAALGLTTLGEVAALPVGAVTARGGAAGMRAHTRCRGGDETPFIAEVLEEVLEERLTLEWPAESLEPLQFALKTVLDRLCGRLGGRRRAAVRLNLTLKLDPSGQAVVPLTLARPTAQSKMLLDLTRHRLSDVRLEGPVAGLILRVEEDCEDRGQQLSLGDAPEGDAALEVVLSRLATALGEDSLFMASLEDTHRPEDAYGTQTFRPPPMRRGLEGELLQSVEEAEPVPEVLRERPSRVLTKPTTIDVEMTAAGELLAARLGGRRRRVMALVGPERLSGDWWDARPYSRDYYRVHFEGLGPAWVFRDARDGRFYLQGLFD; this is encoded by the coding sequence ATGAGGCTGGGGTATCTGCACTTTCCGCGCTTTCCGGTGCAGCGCAAGGTGATCGAGCTGCCGGAGCTGACGGGCAGACCGTTCGTGCTGGTGGAGGAGGTGCGAGGGCAGCAGCGGGTGGCGTGCGCGTCCACGAGTGCGCTGAAGGCGGGAGTGAAGGCGGGGATGACGCTGACGGCGGCGAACGCGCTGGAGCCGACGCTGAAGCACTTTCCCTACCGGCCCGAGGAGGAGCGGCGGGCGCTGGTGGGGATTGGAGAGATGCTGATGTCGGTGGCGCCGGGCTTCCAGGTGTCGGAGCCGGACGGGCTGTGGTTCGACGCGGGGGCGGCGAATCTGACGAATGGGGAGGAGGGGCTGTGCGCGAAGGTGCTGGCGCTGTGCTCGGAGCACGGGTGGAGGGGGAGGGTGGTGGTGGCCTCGGAGAAGTTCACGGCGCGGACGCTGGCGAGGCACGGGGCGAAGCGGATGGACGTGGTGGCGGATGGGGAGGGCGCGCGAGCGCTGGCCCCGCTGCCGCTGGGAGCGCTGGAGGGCCCTGAGCAGACGGCATTCGCGGCGCTCGGGCTGACGACATTGGGAGAGGTGGCGGCGCTGCCGGTGGGGGCGGTGACGGCGCGAGGGGGCGCGGCGGGCATGCGGGCGCACACGCGGTGCCGGGGCGGGGATGAGACGCCGTTCATCGCGGAGGTGCTGGAGGAGGTGCTGGAGGAGCGGCTGACGCTGGAGTGGCCGGCCGAGTCGCTGGAGCCGCTGCAGTTCGCGCTCAAGACGGTGCTGGACCGGCTGTGCGGGCGGTTGGGGGGCCGGAGGCGGGCGGCGGTACGGCTGAACCTCACGTTGAAGCTGGACCCCTCGGGACAGGCGGTGGTGCCGCTCACGCTGGCGAGGCCGACGGCGCAGTCGAAGATGCTGTTGGACCTGACCAGGCACCGGCTGTCGGACGTGCGGCTCGAGGGTCCGGTGGCGGGGCTGATCCTCCGGGTGGAGGAGGACTGCGAGGACCGGGGCCAGCAACTGTCACTGGGGGATGCCCCCGAGGGTGACGCGGCGCTGGAGGTGGTGCTTTCGAGGCTGGCGACGGCGCTGGGCGAGGACTCGCTCTTCATGGCGTCGCTGGAGGACACGCACCGGCCCGAGGACGCGTATGGGACCCAGACGTTCCGACCGCCGCCCATGAGGCGGGGCCTGGAGGGCGAGCTGCTCCAGTCGGTGGAGGAAGCGGAGCCGGTGCCGGAGGTGCTGCGGGAGAGGCCCTCGCGGGTGCTGACGAAGCCGACGACGATCGACGTGGAGATGACGGCTGCGGGGGAACTGCTGGCGGCGAGGCTCGGAGGACGGAGGCGCCGGGTGATGGCGCTGGTGGGACCGGAGCGGCTGAGCGGGGACTGGTGGGACGCGAGGCCGTACAGCCGGGACTACTACCGGGTGCACTTCGAGGGGCTGGGGCCGGCGTGGGTGTTCAGGGACGCGAGGGACGGCCGCTTCTACCTACAGGGCCTCTTCGACTGA
- a CDS encoding ImuA family protein, with protein MSATAEKLSVTVEALREQIRRLQAAPRQYLATLRTGVEAFDGLLPGGGLPLGQVVELWGEAASGRTSLALRAVASAHREGRLCAYVDGPGELYPPAAVAAGVDPSRLLIVRPKTVEQLAWSAVQLVRSGAFACVVLDLTRGPAGAGRGEGGVRLSPAEGKRLMDAAVRGGSLLVLLTAPEAPGDGMMRLRTESRGDAGLSVEVVRSRQGGIGSRTLVPWKALYPELTDGESPWGAELPPAEDVTVPELPREETPREGHRGIMGQRPGRDVPMPSLRASLDAGSALH; from the coding sequence ATGAGTGCGACGGCCGAGAAGTTGTCGGTGACGGTAGAGGCCCTGAGAGAGCAGATCCGCCGGTTGCAGGCGGCGCCGAGACAGTACCTGGCGACGCTGCGGACGGGGGTGGAGGCCTTCGACGGGCTGCTGCCGGGGGGAGGACTGCCGTTGGGGCAGGTGGTGGAGCTGTGGGGAGAGGCGGCATCGGGGCGAACGAGCCTGGCGCTGAGGGCGGTGGCGTCGGCGCACCGTGAAGGGCGGCTGTGCGCGTACGTGGACGGACCGGGAGAGCTCTACCCGCCAGCGGCGGTGGCCGCGGGGGTGGATCCCTCCCGGCTGCTGATCGTGCGGCCGAAGACGGTGGAACAACTGGCGTGGTCGGCGGTGCAGCTGGTGCGGAGCGGGGCGTTCGCGTGCGTGGTGCTGGACCTGACGCGTGGCCCGGCGGGGGCGGGGAGGGGTGAGGGAGGAGTGCGGCTGTCACCGGCGGAGGGAAAGCGGCTGATGGACGCGGCGGTGCGAGGGGGGAGCCTGCTGGTGCTGCTGACGGCGCCGGAGGCGCCAGGGGACGGGATGATGAGGCTGCGGACCGAGTCACGAGGTGACGCGGGCCTGTCGGTGGAGGTGGTGCGAAGCCGGCAGGGAGGAATCGGATCGCGGACGCTGGTGCCGTGGAAGGCGCTCTACCCAGAGCTGACGGACGGCGAGTCCCCATGGGGAGCGGAGCTGCCGCCGGCGGAGGACGTGACGGTGCCGGAGCTCCCGAGGGAGGAGACGCCGCGCGAGGGCCACCGGGGAATCATGGGGCAGCGTCCGGGACGGGACGTGCCGATGCCGTCGCTGCGAGCGAGCCTGGATGCGGGCTCGGCGCTGCACTGA
- a CDS encoding vWA domain-containing protein, with translation MVSAQKTDILFVIDNSGSMAEEQAAIATELPAFLDELRKGNGVEQDFRVGVITTSVYQRAFFANREQFTFYPDQSGRLQAVPDEQGRPTAERFIEQNDPDLLGKFRRLIRQGTRGSGQESPLEAVRLAVTPPLTTLAIAEGGNGGFLRDEARLLVVVVSDEEDCSSTERPPPVTLTEDTSRDLCSEQADRLTPVAEYARLFRNLGDGKGGTREVLWATIGPVALTDKRAELVLDRTTQGTFVRNVDCPTSYGPGYRQREMASLFDTGLKNLDSICRASFRETLVSIATLARTSQSIEVVNLPDGRLAQVRVTREDGEVQTCSVAGGDLTYTPSEEGRAARLYFQSSCPRRPTDQKLEVKLLCAN, from the coding sequence GTGGTTTCGGCCCAGAAGACGGACATCCTCTTCGTCATCGACAACTCGGGGTCCATGGCCGAGGAGCAGGCGGCCATCGCGACCGAGCTGCCGGCCTTCCTGGACGAGCTGCGGAAGGGCAACGGGGTGGAGCAGGACTTCCGGGTCGGGGTCATCACCACGTCGGTGTACCAGCGAGCCTTCTTCGCCAACCGCGAGCAGTTCACGTTTTATCCCGACCAATCCGGTCGGTTGCAGGCCGTGCCGGACGAGCAGGGCCGGCCGACGGCCGAGCGCTTCATCGAGCAGAACGACCCGGACCTGCTGGGCAAGTTCCGCCGGCTGATCCGGCAGGGGACGAGGGGGAGCGGGCAGGAGTCGCCGCTGGAGGCGGTGAGGCTGGCGGTGACGCCGCCGCTGACGACGCTGGCGATCGCGGAGGGGGGGAACGGGGGCTTCCTGAGGGACGAGGCGCGGCTGCTGGTGGTGGTGGTGTCGGACGAGGAGGACTGCAGCTCGACCGAGCGCCCGCCGCCGGTGACGTTGACGGAGGACACGTCGAGGGATCTGTGCAGCGAGCAGGCGGACCGGCTGACGCCGGTGGCGGAGTACGCGCGGCTCTTCCGCAACCTGGGGGACGGGAAGGGAGGGACGCGGGAGGTGCTGTGGGCGACGATTGGCCCGGTGGCGCTGACGGACAAGAGGGCGGAGCTGGTGCTGGACAGGACGACGCAGGGGACGTTCGTGAGGAACGTAGATTGCCCGACGTCGTATGGACCGGGGTACCGGCAGAGGGAGATGGCGTCGCTGTTCGACACGGGGCTGAAGAACCTGGATTCGATCTGCCGTGCGAGCTTCCGGGAGACGCTGGTGTCGATCGCGACGCTGGCGAGGACGTCGCAGAGCATCGAGGTGGTGAACCTGCCGGACGGGAGACTCGCGCAGGTGAGGGTGACGAGGGAGGACGGGGAGGTACAGACCTGTAGCGTGGCGGGGGGAGACCTGACCTACACGCCGTCCGAGGAAGGCCGAGCCGCGCGGCTCTACTTCCAATCCTCGTGTCCGAGGAGACCGACGGATCAGAAGCTGGAAGTCAAACTGCTCTGCGCGAACTGA
- the lon gene encoding endopeptidase La — protein MSDEKKKGSAATAMPAAMAPPGMINKEDIPQVLPILPLRNSVFFPGGVLPLAVGRQKTIALIKDAVRDDQVIGVVTQRRAEEEDPGASDLYTMGTVARIVKLLKMGEDNYSLVVQGLARFRVLDLVQEAPYLKARVDAVEDKTSAENVEVEALGINLKKLAREVIELMPELPAAATELVESITHPGHLADLIAANVDVPIEEKQAVLETVDLKARMKLVLELLNRKREILKLSNKIDSAVKGEMSKTQREYYLRQQLKAIKEELGEMGEEEEELDELQERLKKAGLPPDVEKVANKELNRLKTIPAASSEYTVARTYLDWIADLPWAKLSEDNLDIENARQTLDKDHYGIKKVKKRILEYLAVRKLKNDMRGPILCLVGPPGVGKTSLGQSIAKAVGRKFVRLSLGGVRDEAEIRGHRRTYVGALPGRFIQSMKKAGTKNPVMMLDEIDKLGADFRGDPSAALLEVLDPEQNNTFSDHYLDVPFDLSKVLFIATANQLDPIPGPLRDRMEIIELSGYTFEEKQSIARIHLVPKQLKEHGLSPDHITITDEALLTLTVSYTREAGVRNLERRIADICRAVAVEVAGGKTDKQNIDGNRVKEILGPETFYSEVAERTEVPGVATGLAWTAAGGDLLFIEATKMAGKGGMTLTGQLGDVMKESATAALSYLRSKAEALGINPNFLEKTDLHLHFPAGSIPKDGPSAGVTILTALTSLLTGIRVRGDTAMTGEATLRGLVLPVGGIKEKVLAAHRAGIKRVILPERCRKDLQDVPDQAKNDIEFIFATRMDEVLEAAMETSPFKTPVAPPEGGEKSVPPQTESAPEVRA, from the coding sequence ATGTCCGACGAGAAGAAGAAGGGTTCCGCCGCAACTGCAATGCCGGCGGCCATGGCCCCCCCGGGGATGATCAACAAGGAGGACATTCCCCAGGTCCTCCCCATCCTCCCCCTGCGCAATTCGGTGTTCTTCCCGGGCGGCGTCCTTCCGCTCGCGGTGGGGCGTCAGAAGACGATCGCCCTCATCAAGGACGCGGTGCGTGACGACCAGGTCATCGGCGTCGTCACCCAGCGCCGCGCCGAGGAGGAGGATCCCGGTGCGTCCGACCTCTACACCATGGGCACCGTTGCCCGTATCGTGAAGCTCCTGAAGATGGGCGAGGACAACTACTCGCTCGTCGTCCAGGGCCTGGCGCGCTTCCGCGTGCTCGACCTGGTCCAGGAGGCTCCCTACCTCAAGGCCCGCGTCGACGCCGTGGAGGACAAGACCTCCGCGGAGAACGTCGAGGTCGAGGCCCTGGGCATCAACCTCAAGAAGCTGGCGCGCGAGGTCATCGAGCTGATGCCCGAGCTGCCCGCCGCCGCCACCGAGCTGGTCGAGTCCATCACCCACCCGGGTCACTTGGCCGACCTCATCGCCGCCAACGTGGACGTCCCCATCGAGGAGAAGCAGGCCGTCCTCGAGACCGTGGACCTCAAGGCGCGCATGAAGCTCGTGCTCGAGCTGCTCAACCGCAAGCGCGAGATCCTCAAGCTCTCCAACAAGATCGACTCCGCCGTGAAGGGCGAGATGTCGAAGACCCAGCGCGAGTACTACCTGCGCCAGCAGCTCAAGGCGATCAAGGAAGAGCTCGGCGAGATGGGCGAGGAGGAGGAGGAGCTCGACGAGCTGCAGGAGCGCCTGAAGAAGGCCGGCCTGCCTCCCGACGTGGAGAAGGTCGCCAACAAGGAGCTCAACCGCCTGAAGACGATTCCGGCGGCCTCCAGCGAGTACACCGTCGCGCGCACCTACCTCGATTGGATCGCCGACCTGCCCTGGGCCAAGCTCAGCGAGGACAACCTCGACATCGAGAACGCCCGCCAGACGCTGGACAAGGACCACTACGGCATCAAGAAGGTCAAGAAGCGCATCCTGGAGTACCTGGCGGTGCGCAAGCTCAAGAACGACATGCGCGGGCCCATCCTCTGCCTGGTGGGGCCTCCGGGTGTCGGTAAGACGTCGCTCGGTCAGAGCATCGCCAAGGCGGTGGGCCGCAAGTTCGTGCGCCTGTCCCTCGGTGGTGTCCGGGACGAGGCGGAGATCCGTGGCCACCGGCGTACCTACGTCGGCGCGCTCCCGGGCCGGTTCATCCAGAGCATGAAGAAGGCCGGGACCAAGAACCCGGTCATGATGCTCGATGAGATCGACAAGCTCGGCGCGGACTTCCGCGGCGACCCGAGCGCCGCCCTGCTCGAGGTGCTCGACCCCGAGCAGAACAACACCTTCAGCGACCACTACCTGGACGTGCCGTTCGACCTGTCCAAGGTGCTCTTCATCGCCACGGCCAACCAGCTGGATCCCATCCCCGGGCCGCTCCGTGACCGCATGGAGATCATCGAGCTGTCGGGCTACACCTTCGAGGAGAAGCAGAGCATCGCCCGCATCCACCTGGTGCCCAAGCAGCTCAAGGAGCACGGGTTGAGCCCGGACCACATCACCATCACCGACGAGGCGCTGCTGACGCTGACCGTCTCGTACACGCGTGAGGCCGGTGTGCGTAACCTGGAGCGCCGCATCGCGGACATCTGCCGCGCGGTGGCGGTCGAGGTGGCCGGCGGGAAGACCGACAAGCAGAACATCGACGGAAACCGGGTCAAGGAGATCCTCGGGCCCGAGACGTTCTACTCCGAGGTCGCCGAGCGCACCGAGGTTCCGGGTGTGGCCACGGGTCTGGCCTGGACCGCGGCCGGTGGTGATCTGCTCTTCATCGAGGCCACCAAGATGGCGGGCAAGGGCGGCATGACGCTCACCGGCCAGCTCGGCGACGTGATGAAGGAGAGCGCCACGGCGGCCCTGAGCTACCTGCGCAGCAAGGCGGAGGCGCTGGGCATCAATCCGAACTTCCTCGAGAAGACGGACCTGCACCTGCACTTCCCCGCGGGCTCCATCCCCAAGGATGGTCCCTCGGCCGGCGTGACGATCCTCACGGCCCTCACCAGCCTGCTCACGGGCATCCGCGTGCGCGGCGATACGGCGATGACCGGCGAGGCCACCCTGCGTGGCCTGGTGCTGCCCGTGGGCGGCATCAAGGAGAAGGTGCTGGCGGCTCACCGCGCGGGCATCAAGCGCGTCATCCTGCCGGAGCGCTGCCGCAAGGACCTGCAGGACGTGCCGGACCAGGCGAAGAACGACATCGAGTTCATCTTCGCCACCCGCATGGACGAGGTGCTCGAAGCGGCGATGGAGACCTCGCCGTTCAAGACCCCGGTGGCTCCGCCGGAGGGTGGGGAGAAGAGCGTTCCTCCCCAGACCGAGTCCGCTCCCGAGGTCCGCGCCTAG
- a CDS encoding N-acetylmuramoyl-L-alanine amidase family protein, whose amino-acid sequence MSRVPAWPLLLALALSSAGCGEQARAASTPPEPLPVPSVAPSAAPPAVEAPPTWPAASAPLTVARVEFPLGFGRKRIYLDAGHGAPGNEGNSSVTCEPEESFTLRVAQDLARRLEATGHFKVKLSRKPGQRPRYQDRLAEAERWRAELFVSLHSDARGEASWWMGAPDQWCLRNDAAPGYSVLYADDTAEPLLSQRLTVARALARRMGEAGFFPYGGEDYVGLYASDPVQPGTFVSRHQPGQRIFVLRKPPMPSVIIETHHALDYEEVARWREERTLEAFAAAVAQGLVDSLAPPASPPGPRVSTRAALPAPRPSAP is encoded by the coding sequence ATGTCGAGAGTCCCCGCGTGGCCGCTGTTGCTCGCCCTGGCCCTGTCCTCCGCTGGCTGCGGGGAGCAGGCCCGAGCCGCGTCCACCCCACCCGAGCCCCTCCCCGTCCCCTCTGTCGCGCCCTCCGCCGCGCCTCCCGCCGTGGAGGCCCCGCCCACGTGGCCCGCCGCGAGTGCTCCGCTCACCGTGGCGCGGGTGGAGTTCCCCCTCGGCTTCGGACGCAAGCGCATCTACCTGGACGCGGGGCACGGCGCGCCGGGGAACGAGGGGAACTCGTCCGTCACCTGCGAGCCCGAGGAGTCCTTCACGCTCCGGGTCGCGCAGGATCTGGCCCGGCGGCTGGAGGCCACGGGGCACTTCAAGGTGAAGCTCAGCCGGAAGCCGGGACAGCGGCCCCGCTACCAGGATCGGCTCGCGGAGGCCGAGCGATGGCGGGCCGAGCTCTTCGTGAGCCTGCACTCGGATGCCCGGGGCGAGGCGAGCTGGTGGATGGGAGCGCCGGACCAGTGGTGCCTGCGGAACGACGCGGCACCGGGGTACAGCGTGCTGTACGCGGACGACACCGCCGAGCCCCTGCTGTCCCAGCGGCTCACCGTGGCCCGGGCCCTCGCCCGGCGCATGGGAGAGGCCGGGTTCTTCCCCTACGGAGGGGAAGACTATGTCGGCCTGTACGCGTCCGATCCCGTGCAGCCGGGCACCTTCGTGAGCCGGCACCAGCCAGGACAGCGCATCTTCGTGCTGCGCAAGCCCCCCATGCCCTCGGTCATCATCGAGACGCATCACGCGCTGGACTACGAGGAGGTGGCCCGCTGGCGCGAGGAGCGCACGCTGGAGGCCTTCGCCGCGGCCGTGGCGCAGGGGCTGGTGGACTCGCTGGCGCCTCCCGCGAGCCCACCCGGACCCCGGGTCTCAACCCGTGCCGCTCTCCCCGCGCCCCGACCCTCCGCTCCCTGA